A window of the Artemia franciscana chromosome 3, ASM3288406v1, whole genome shotgun sequence genome harbors these coding sequences:
- the LOC136024761 gene encoding nucleotide exchange factor SIL1-like, whose translation MQTKDDKRKVQILVDLEYYVHQIDNGQNFLKMGGLRDVIIPGLNSSFEEIRLNCAYVFGSCVQNNIKAQIMAYETNIIEILVRLIATDTVEVKNKCLYGLSVLSLQFPIAQKKLVELEALSEFALIVSQRDPILSKLQKKIIVFLYDLVLEPELTKQNLQYYQNQNETDNVEMYSEKLRQYNVSNIKGQLLANNWCDIVNTYLKRVYEESITTGEFDHDLVEKTLYFISLFSQNCRDHFTNSKIVIEQFRRSYDLLANDDDSGYFKKNPNLIPKI comes from the coding sequence ATGCAAACCAAGGATGATAAAAGAAAAGTCCAAATTCTAGTAGATTTAGAATACTACGTCCATCAGATTGATAACGGACAAAACTTCCTTAAAATGGGTGGACTGAGAGATGTTATCATTCCTGGACTTAATTCGTCATTTGAGGAGATTCGTTTAAACTGTGCCTATGTTTTTGGTAGTTGCgtgcaaaataatataaaagctCAAATAATGGCCTATGAAACAAacattattgaaatattagtcAGATTGATTGCAACTGACACAGTTGAGGTGAAAAACAAATGTCTCTATGGACTATCAGTCTTGAGTCTGCAGTTCCCTATTGCCCAAAAGAAGTTGGTTGAATTAGAGGCTTTATCAGAATTTGCTCTCATTGTCAGCCAAAGAGATCCGATCTTGTCTAAGCTACAGAAGAAAATAATCGTATTCCTTTACGACCTTGTTTTAGAGCCCGAACTGACAAAACAAAACTTACAATATTACCAAAATCAGAATGAAACAGACAATGTAGAGATGTATTCAGAGAAACTAAGGCAGTATAATGTTTCAAATATTAAAGGTCAACTTCTAGCAAATAATTGGTGTGACATTGTAAATACTTATTTAAAAAGAGTTTATGAAGAATCAATAACTACTGGTGAATTTGATCATGATCTAGTGGAAAAGACTTTGTATTTTATCAGCTTATTCAGTCAGAATTGTAGAGATCATTTTACTAAttcaaaaattgtaattgaacAGTTTCGGCGTAGCTATGATTTGTTGGCAAATGATGATGATTCTGGTTATTTTAAGAA
- the LOC136024695 gene encoding S-phase kinase-associated protein 1-like — protein sequence MSKIIKLQTSDGEIFDVDVEVATCSGLIKTMLEVLGMDENDEEIVSLPNVSSAILKKVLEWTKYHKDDAPPPEVDEPTDKSSHEICSWDYNFLKVDQGTLFEIILAANYLDIKGLLVVTCKTVANMIKGKSPENIRKTFNIKNGFTPA from the coding sequence ATGAGTAAGATAATCAAGCTTCAAACATCGGATGGGGAAATATTTGATGTTGATGTCGAGGTAGCAACATGTTCAGGTTTAATTAAAACCATGCTTGAAGTTCTTGGGATGGATGAAAATGACGAAGAAATTGTATCTTTACCAAATGTAAGCTCAGCCATACTTAAAAAAGTTCTCGAGTGGACCAAATACCACAAAGACGATGCTCCACCCCCAGAGGTTGATGAGCCGACGGATAAAAGTAGTCATGAAATTTGTAGTTGGGATTATAACTTTCTTAAAGTCGACCAAGGAACgctttttgaaataatcttAGCAGCTAATTATCTCGATATCAAAGGTCTTCTGGTCGTAACTTGCAAAACAGTAGCAAATATGATAAAAGGGAAATCACCTGAGAATATTAGGAAGACctttaacataaaaaatggTTTTACACCTGCATAG